The following are encoded in a window of Mustela nigripes isolate SB6536 chromosome 1, MUSNIG.SB6536, whole genome shotgun sequence genomic DNA:
- the LOC132011684 gene encoding olfactory receptor 52J3-like: MFHTNTSTFHPDTFFLTGIPGLESSHGWISLPFCSIYLMALLGNATILLIIWSEHTLRDPMFFFLAILSAIDLALSTTSVPRMLGIFWFDAHEIGFGACVAQMFLIHTLTGMESTVLLAMAFDRYVAICVPLHYKTTLTPQVLGGIGVGIIMHPVLLTLPILYLTHRLPFCETRIIAHSYCEHMGIAKLACASIRVNAIYGLFVASFLILHVALVGVSYAYILRAVFRLPSQEARHKALSTCGSHVGVMCVFYTPSLFSFLTHRFGKKVSRYVHILVANLYVVVPPALNPIIYGVRTKQIRECVIRIFTSK; the protein is encoded by the coding sequence ATGTTCCACACAAACACTTCCACTTTCCACCCAGACACCTTCTTTCTTACAGGCATCCCAGGACTTGAGAGTTCCCATGGCTGGATCTCCCTGCCTTTTTGCTCCATTTACTTAATGGCCCTGTTGGGCAATGCTACGATTTTGCTGATCATCTGGTCTGAGCATACTCTGCGGGATCCTATGTTCTTCTTCCTAGCCATCTTATCAGCCATAGATCTGGCCCTCTCCACAACCTCAGTGCCCAGAATGCTGGGTATCTTCTGGTTTGATGCACATGAAATTGGTTttggagcctgtgtggctcagatgttTCTGATACACACTCTTACAGGAATGGAGTCCACTGTTCTGCTTGCTATGGCTTTTGACCGCTATGTGGCTATCTGTGTGCCACTCCACTACAAAACCACCCTGACGCCCCAAGTGCTAGGAGGCATTGGTGTGGGTATTATAATGCACCCTGTCCTGCTTACATTGCCCATTCTCTACCTAACCCATCGACTGCCCTTTTGTGAGACTCGAATTATTGCTCACTCCTACTGTGAACACATGGGCATCGCCAAGTTGGCCTGTGCCAGCATTCGAGTTAATGCCATTTATGGGCTTTTTGTggcttcttttcttattttgcatgTGGCATTGGTTGGAGTCTCTTATGCCTACATCCTTCGTGCAGTTTTCCGCCTCCCATCTCAAGAAGCTCGTCACAAAGCTCTGAGTACATGTGGGTCACATGTTGGGGTCATGTGTGTTTTCTAtactccttctctcttctccttcctcaccCACCGATTTGGCAAAAAAGTTTCCCGTTATGTCCACATCCTGGTTGCCAATCTCTATGTGGTTGTTCCACCTGCCCTCAATCCTATCATCTATGGTGTGAGGACAAAGCAGATTCGTGAGTGTGTGATCCGTATTTTCACCTCAAAATAG